The genomic stretch CCTTCACCATTGTCGGAATGTTCACGCGCTATGAAAGCGAACAGCAACGCAAGGAGCGCGAGCTCGCGAAAACGAAACCGAAGGAGGAACAGGCCGGCCCGGCGCGACGTCGCGGCTGGGGACGCGGTGGTGGCGGCTGGGCGTTCTGGCGCAAGAACTACACGGTTTACATGCCCATGAACACGATGTGGGTGCGGTTTCGCTCCGCCGCCGGCGCAAACAACATCCCCGACCCGCGCCTGACCGACATTGACATAAAGGTTGCCGACCTCGACCACCTGGAGCCCGCGCTGCAACAGGCCCGCAACGTCCTGCTGATGACCCACCGCGGAATCGAGGACTTCAGCTTTCGCACACAGGAAAACCAGATTCAGAACATCAACTCGCAGATTCGCAACGCGCGCTTGAGCGGCGGCATCATTGCGGGCATCAGTTTGCTTGTGGGCGGCATCGGCATCATGAACATCATGCTGGCCAGCATCAACGAGCGCATTCGCGAAATCGGCATCTGCAAAGCCATCGGCGCGACCGGCCTTGCCATCTTCCTGCAAATCCTGGTCGAGAGCATCGTGGTTGCGCTGGTCGGCGCGGTGGCCGGACTGGCCGCATCGTTCGGACTGGTGCGATTGCTTGCGGTCGTTTCACCGTCGCAGAATTCACCGGTCATCACTCCGACGGCAATGTTGATCGCCGTGATCTTCAGCGCCTGCGTGGGGGTTGTTGCCGGACTCTTTCCCGCATTCAAGGCCGCGCGACTCGACCCGATCCAGGCG from Candidatus Angelobacter sp. encodes the following:
- a CDS encoding ABC transporter permease; translation: MNLLNTIIVGLKEIWAHKFRSLLTMLGIILGVASLVGMSAIVKGMENGLKETMIAMGGADKVLLEDQDVPAYQEHLAEEAPGRTMTDVMALRESAPLVRLVSPEMAMNNCTVTLGDKMVNPSECVGVWPAVLDMNLHTLEHGRFFTDIDEEKANSVCVIGTGIRDELFGSPEKTGKEIIPIGEQVFINGQPFTIVGMFTRYESEQQRKERELAKTKPKEEQAGPARRRGWGRGGGGWAFWRKNYTVYMPMNTMWVRFRSAAGANNIPDPRLTDIDIKVADLDHLEPALQQARNVLLMTHRGIEDFSFRTQENQIQNINSQIRNARLSGGIIAGISLLVGGIGIMNIMLASINERIREIGICKAIGATGLAIFLQILVESIVVALVGAVAGLAASFGLVRLLAVVSPSQNSPVITPTAMLIAVIFSACVGVVAGLFPAFKAARLDPIQALRYE